A single window of Pseudoduganella plicata DNA harbors:
- the sctC gene encoding type III secretion system outer membrane ring subunit SctC, producing the protein MMRRALAAALAAAVLLVQPALAAPPASWKASGLSIDAANLRLKDVLEQFAQVYDVRLALDIKTNPVLKGRVKADNGLDFLNRLAQAHPFRWFVYNDTLHIVPADDNISLRLEVGDDAVADAKAAMVGVGLYDERFGWGELPDTGTVIVSGPRSYVHLARDILMPDTRKADSKARRVMMFRLKYASVSDRVINARGQTETIPGVKTILTNLLFGSQGGEKLADVPAVDMGSNKRSRRARVEAGETRQVSGGAPPFLPIFGQPAGGGAAAHAAAGTADSQGGERREAAPRATEERGRPRIEANPALNAILIYDTGDKRAMYASLIAELDVQPQQIEIEALIVDMDRSKLAEMGVEWGVRAGAVDTVVNGTAATSLGAALPVAGATLLISDAARFYARLKALESKGEARVLATPTVLTIDNVAAVLDLSQSSYVSLVGERVADLADITAGTMLRVIPRIIREGADTRVRLEVDIEDGSLDSPTAAGGKGGNGNVNVTRSTISTQAIIDSQQTLMIGGYRAERLSRDKQKVPVLGDLPLFGGLFRTESTSSSTRERLFLITPRLSGTGGVAAPASSAASARAQAVARGRAIIAAAEGNTTAPTPVPAPVPVRRQEEVREPVPPLKPLLPLPAPRSPTRRADADGAVPLPPGAPPRAAEKSAAAGGSPWALIPAAASSRGR; encoded by the coding sequence ATGATGCGCCGCGCGCTGGCCGCGGCGCTGGCCGCCGCCGTGCTGCTGGTCCAGCCGGCGCTGGCGGCCCCGCCGGCCAGCTGGAAGGCCAGCGGCCTGTCGATCGATGCGGCCAACCTGCGCCTGAAAGACGTGCTGGAGCAGTTCGCCCAGGTCTACGACGTGCGCCTGGCCCTCGACATCAAGACCAATCCCGTGCTAAAGGGCCGCGTCAAGGCAGATAACGGCCTTGACTTCCTCAACCGGCTGGCGCAGGCCCACCCGTTTCGCTGGTTTGTCTACAACGACACGCTGCACATCGTGCCGGCCGACGACAATATCTCGCTGCGCCTGGAAGTGGGCGACGATGCCGTCGCGGACGCCAAGGCGGCGATGGTCGGCGTGGGCCTGTACGACGAACGTTTCGGCTGGGGCGAGCTGCCCGATACCGGCACCGTCATCGTCAGCGGCCCGCGTTCCTACGTCCACCTGGCGCGCGACATCCTGATGCCGGACACCCGCAAGGCCGATTCGAAGGCCCGCCGCGTGATGATGTTCCGCCTGAAGTATGCCAGCGTCAGCGACCGGGTGATCAATGCGCGCGGCCAGACCGAGACCATCCCCGGCGTCAAGACGATACTCACCAATCTGCTGTTCGGTTCGCAGGGCGGCGAAAAGCTGGCCGACGTGCCGGCGGTGGACATGGGCAGCAACAAGCGCTCGCGCCGCGCGCGGGTCGAGGCGGGCGAGACGCGCCAGGTATCGGGCGGTGCGCCGCCGTTCCTGCCGATCTTCGGCCAGCCGGCCGGTGGCGGCGCTGCCGCGCATGCGGCGGCAGGCACCGCGGACAGCCAGGGCGGGGAGCGGCGCGAAGCCGCGCCGCGCGCCACCGAGGAAAGGGGCCGGCCCCGCATCGAGGCCAATCCGGCGCTGAACGCCATCCTGATCTACGACACGGGCGACAAGCGCGCCATGTATGCGTCGTTGATCGCCGAACTGGACGTGCAGCCGCAGCAGATCGAGATCGAGGCGCTGATCGTCGACATGGACCGCAGCAAGCTGGCCGAGATGGGCGTCGAATGGGGTGTGCGCGCCGGCGCCGTCGATACGGTCGTCAACGGCACGGCCGCCACGTCGCTGGGCGCCGCGCTGCCGGTGGCCGGCGCCACGCTGCTGATCAGCGACGCCGCGCGCTTCTACGCCCGCCTGAAAGCCCTGGAGTCGAAAGGCGAGGCGCGCGTGCTGGCCACGCCGACGGTCCTGACGATCGATAACGTGGCGGCGGTGCTGGACCTGAGCCAGAGTTCCTATGTGTCGCTGGTGGGCGAACGGGTGGCCGATCTGGCCGACATCACCGCCGGCACGATGCTGCGCGTGATCCCGCGCATCATCCGCGAAGGCGCCGACACGCGCGTGCGGCTGGAAGTCGATATCGAGGACGGCTCGCTCGACAGTCCGACGGCGGCCGGCGGCAAGGGGGGCAACGGCAACGTCAACGTCACCCGTTCCACCATCAGCACGCAGGCCATCATCGACTCGCAGCAGACCCTGATGATCGGCGGGTACCGCGCCGAACGCCTGTCGCGTGACAAGCAGAAGGTGCCGGTACTGGGCGACTTGCCGCTGTTCGGTGGCCTATTCCGCACCGAGAGCACGTCCAGCAGCACGCGCGAGCGGCTGTTTCTCATCACACCCCGGCTGTCCGGCACGGGCGGGGTGGCGGCGCCGGCGAGTTCCGCGGCATCCGCCCGGGCGCAGGCTGTAGCGCGGGGGCGGGCCATCATCGCCGCCGCCGAGGGGAACACCACCGCGCCGACACCGGTACCGGCGCCCGTACCGGTCAGGCGGCAGGAAGAAGTACGCGAGCCGGTGCCGCCCCTGAAACCGCTGTTGCCGCTGCCGGCGCCACGCTCGCCCACCCGCCGTGCCGATGCCGATGGCGCGGTGCCGCTGCCGCCTGGCGCACCGCCCCGCGCCGCCGAGAAATCTGCCGCCGCGGGCGGTTCGCCGTGGGCGCTGATCCCGGCCGCCGCATCCTCGCGGGGCCGCTGA
- a CDS encoding flagellar biosynthesis/type III secretory pathway protein, protein MTTFCVARLAPAPDLLTTDGVLRAASLGATADAHALASGIVAAAQAERAELLAAAAEEARLALAHAQAQVLAEGTALLDGLRAAAQDLCGRAEDIVTDLARQLYERLVLETAPQDRLTASYRRLLQEAPPRLVNAVLRVHPDELSLAEGWEWPAKGDAALPRGACRLEADSGQWRADFSAAASALSDALGELKAGSRHS, encoded by the coding sequence ATGACGACATTCTGCGTGGCGCGGCTGGCACCGGCGCCCGACCTGCTGACAACCGACGGCGTATTGCGCGCGGCAAGCCTGGGTGCCACGGCCGACGCGCACGCGCTGGCGTCGGGCATCGTGGCGGCGGCGCAGGCCGAACGCGCCGAGTTGCTGGCCGCCGCCGCCGAGGAGGCGCGTCTGGCGCTGGCGCATGCCCAGGCGCAGGTGCTGGCCGAGGGCACGGCCCTGCTGGACGGCCTGCGTGCGGCGGCGCAGGACCTGTGCGGGCGCGCCGAGGACATCGTCACGGACCTGGCGCGGCAGCTTTACGAGCGCCTGGTGCTGGAGACGGCGCCTCAGGATCGCCTGACGGCCAGCTATCGCCGCCTGCTGCAGGAGGCGCCGCCGCGGCTGGTAAATGCGGTGCTGCGTGTGCATCCGGACGAGCTGTCGCTGGCCGAAGGGTGGGAATGGCCCGCCAAGGGCGATGCCGCGTTGCCACGGGGCGCGTGCCGGCTGGAGGCCGACAGCGGGCAGTGGCGCGCCGACTTCAGTGCGGCGGCCAGCGCATTGTCGGACGCGCTGGGCGAACTGAAAGCCGGGTCGCGACACTCATAA
- the sctJ gene encoding type III secretion system inner membrane ring lipoprotein SctJ, with translation MATVFRPLLPVLPAVLLAVMLAGCGKNVTLQAQLQDTDANEIVLALTGAGIVVNKHQDKTGVSLQVAEADIPRATAVMQAAGLPRRNRSNLGEVFKKQGMISSPMEERIRYLHGLSEELEATLQQFDNVVSARVHVVLPERIAPGEPIQPSSAAVFIKYRMPLDEDAITPRVRRLVASSIPGLVGEDGRSKVTVVMTPAEAPPRAVEWTMVGPFKIEAESATPLLSTLLGMAALIVAGLGYAGLNVARRHPAIARMLAQRAAKRAAKQGDAVAGAAG, from the coding sequence ATGGCCACGGTCTTTCGCCCGCTGCTGCCGGTTCTGCCTGCCGTCCTGCTGGCTGTCATGCTGGCCGGCTGCGGCAAGAACGTCACCCTGCAGGCGCAGTTGCAGGATACCGACGCCAATGAGATCGTGCTGGCGCTGACGGGGGCCGGCATCGTCGTCAACAAGCACCAGGACAAGACGGGTGTCAGCCTGCAGGTGGCGGAAGCGGACATCCCCCGGGCCACCGCCGTCATGCAGGCGGCCGGCCTGCCGCGCCGCAACCGCTCCAACCTGGGCGAGGTATTCAAGAAGCAGGGAATGATCTCGTCGCCGATGGAGGAGCGCATCCGCTATCTGCACGGCCTGTCCGAGGAACTGGAGGCGACGCTGCAGCAGTTCGACAACGTCGTGTCGGCGCGCGTGCACGTGGTGCTGCCGGAACGGATCGCGCCGGGCGAGCCGATCCAGCCGTCGTCCGCGGCCGTTTTCATCAAGTACCGCATGCCGCTGGACGAGGATGCGATCACGCCGCGCGTGCGGCGGCTGGTGGCGTCAAGCATCCCCGGCCTGGTCGGGGAAGATGGCCGCAGCAAGGTCACCGTCGTCATGACGCCGGCCGAGGCGCCGCCGCGCGCCGTGGAATGGACGATGGTGGGGCCGTTCAAGATCGAGGCCGAATCGGCCACGCCGCTGCTGTCCACGCTGCTCGGCATGGCCGCGCTGATCGTCGCCGGACTGGGCTACGCCGGCCTCAACGTGGCGCGGCGCCATCCCGCCATTGCACGCATGCTGGCGCAGCGCGCGGCGAAGCGCGCTGCCAAGCAGGGCGACGCCGTCGCGGGAGCGGCGGGATGA
- a CDS encoding EscI/YscI/HrpB family type III secretion system inner rod protein: MNVSAAATAVPTSPQTGSVTQVRVTTDTRTVETTDAAQFQQAMERQQQSNHPPGAPREPSLGQAIAGRAASLAGEIKRDQQNVSRLLEKATATGDSMNLMRAMLALNDYQLRVQTVSKVVSKASTSVDSLTKLQ; this comes from the coding sequence ATGAACGTCAGCGCAGCGGCCACCGCCGTCCCCACCAGCCCCCAGACGGGCTCAGTCACTCAGGTACGCGTGACAACCGACACCCGGACCGTCGAAACGACCGACGCAGCCCAGTTCCAGCAGGCCATGGAACGGCAGCAGCAATCGAATCATCCGCCGGGCGCGCCCCGCGAGCCGTCGCTGGGCCAGGCCATCGCCGGACGCGCGGCAAGCCTGGCGGGCGAGATCAAGAGAGACCAGCAGAACGTGTCGCGGCTGCTGGAGAAGGCGACGGCCACCGGCGATTCGATGAACCTGATGCGCGCGATGCTGGCGCTGAACGACTACCAGCTGCGCGTGCAGACGGTGTCGAAAGTGGTGTCGAAGGCCAGCACGTCCGTCGATTCCCTCACCAAGCTGCAGTAA
- the sctU gene encoding type III secretion system export apparatus subunit SctU produces the protein MSDEKNEEPTDKKIQDAREKGQIAVSRDLAKLVTLVAMAETAFATEPLWREAIESLMTFSVTAVGQPFEAALKEMVTSSVILLLVVFCVCFVVCMVSGVAGHWGQFGVLISGESIVPKFDKLNPVNGIKQLFSKKKLIELLITVGKAALIGWMVYLLARSALPDIVQLAVGEPKDVYRIFFQLIRSIFHTVIVICLCLALVDFAVQKHFHRKDLMMDMEEIKREYKESEGDPMVKGQRRQLARQWANEAPVARTEDANAVVVNPTHFAVAMFYDPAEAMVPLVLAKGKDATAHAMIERARALGIPVIRHVWLARTLYATGKADTPVPKASYEAVAHVYAVVQELLATDVREAELESLGEPPDSHRAAP, from the coding sequence ATGAGCGACGAAAAGAACGAAGAACCCACAGACAAGAAGATCCAGGACGCGCGCGAGAAGGGGCAGATCGCCGTCAGCCGCGACCTGGCCAAGCTGGTGACGCTGGTGGCCATGGCGGAAACGGCGTTCGCCACCGAACCGCTGTGGCGCGAAGCGATCGAATCGCTGATGACGTTCAGCGTGACGGCGGTCGGCCAGCCGTTCGAAGCGGCTTTGAAGGAAATGGTCACGTCGTCCGTGATCCTGCTGCTGGTCGTGTTCTGCGTCTGCTTCGTCGTCTGCATGGTGTCCGGCGTGGCGGGCCACTGGGGGCAGTTCGGGGTGCTGATCTCAGGCGAGTCGATCGTGCCGAAGTTCGACAAGCTCAATCCCGTCAACGGCATCAAGCAGCTGTTCTCGAAAAAGAAACTGATCGAACTCCTGATCACGGTGGGCAAGGCGGCGCTGATCGGCTGGATGGTCTACCTGCTGGCGCGCAGTGCGTTGCCGGACATCGTGCAGCTGGCCGTGGGCGAACCGAAGGACGTCTACCGCATCTTCTTCCAGCTGATCAGGTCGATCTTCCACACCGTGATCGTCATCTGCCTGTGCCTGGCGCTGGTGGACTTCGCCGTGCAGAAGCACTTCCACCGCAAGGACCTGATGATGGACATGGAGGAGATCAAGCGCGAGTACAAGGAGTCGGAAGGCGACCCGATGGTCAAGGGCCAGCGCCGCCAGCTGGCCAGGCAGTGGGCCAACGAGGCGCCCGTCGCGCGCACGGAGGACGCCAACGCGGTCGTCGTCAATCCGACCCACTTTGCCGTGGCGATGTTCTACGACCCCGCCGAGGCGATGGTGCCGCTGGTGCTGGCCAAGGGCAAGGACGCCACAGCCCACGCGATGATCGAACGGGCCCGCGCGCTGGGTATTCCCGTGATCCGGCACGTCTGGCTGGCGCGCACGCTGTACGCGACCGGCAAGGCCGATACCCCCGTGCCGAAGGCCAGCTACGAGGCCGTCGCCCATGTCTATGCCGTCGTGCAGGAGCTGCTGGCGACGGACGTGCGCGAGGCCGAGCTGGAAAGCCTGGGCGAGCCGCCAGACAGTCATCGGGCCGCACCATGA
- the sctT gene encoding type III secretion system export apparatus subunit SctT encodes MPVPMAPASLLLDMQNALITMALIAPRLLVCLVILPGFGINVLTGMAKNCAAMAIALPAALPTFYFVQQNGPDFLYCGLLIFKEAAIGLLLGVLTAIPMWVAQSVGSILDSQRSPIQIQANNASVDRDASAVGAMLIQAVVLTMVQAGLFLALARMLIESYGTWPAWSLLPPYEPGQMGEVVRRFATLFWHIVVYGAPVIIPLVLIEFAFAMIGVFASNLQVSFASAPIKSLTGLLVLLLYWPTFSHYVAGDFANLVDIVPELLGAGR; translated from the coding sequence ATGCCCGTGCCGATGGCCCCCGCCTCGCTGCTGCTGGACATGCAGAACGCGCTGATCACGATGGCGCTGATCGCTCCGCGCCTGCTGGTCTGCCTCGTCATCCTGCCCGGTTTCGGCATCAACGTGCTGACGGGGATGGCGAAGAACTGCGCCGCGATGGCCATCGCGCTGCCGGCGGCCCTGCCGACGTTCTATTTCGTGCAGCAGAACGGACCGGATTTTCTCTACTGCGGCCTGCTGATCTTCAAGGAGGCGGCCATCGGCCTGCTGCTGGGTGTTCTGACGGCCATCCCCATGTGGGTGGCGCAGTCGGTCGGCTCGATCCTGGACAGCCAGCGCTCACCCATCCAGATCCAGGCCAACAACGCCAGCGTCGACCGCGATGCCAGCGCCGTGGGCGCAATGCTGATCCAGGCCGTCGTGCTGACGATGGTTCAGGCGGGCCTGTTCCTGGCGCTGGCGCGCATGCTGATCGAAAGCTACGGTACCTGGCCGGCCTGGTCGCTGCTGCCGCCGTACGAACCGGGGCAGATGGGCGAAGTGGTGCGCCGCTTCGCCACGCTGTTCTGGCACATCGTCGTGTACGGCGCGCCCGTCATCATCCCGCTGGTGCTGATCGAATTCGCGTTTGCCATGATCGGCGTGTTCGCGTCCAACCTGCAGGTGTCGTTCGCGTCGGCCCCCATCAAGAGCCTGACCGGCCTGCTGGTGCTGCTGTTGTACTGGCCCACGTTCTCGCACTACGTGGCGGGCGACTTCGCCAACCTGGTGGACATCGTGCCGGAATTGCTGGGGGCCGGCCGATGA
- the sctS gene encoding type III secretion system export apparatus subunit SctS — protein sequence MTETLTFFQQGLWMAVMLSAPPLIIATLCGVTVSLIQAVTQIQDQTLPYVVKLVAVAVTLTGMGRWIGVELLQLTELSFTLVQSAGR from the coding sequence ATGACCGAAACCCTGACCTTCTTCCAGCAGGGCCTGTGGATGGCCGTGATGCTGTCTGCGCCGCCGTTGATCATCGCCACGCTGTGCGGCGTGACGGTCTCGCTGATCCAGGCCGTGACGCAAATCCAGGACCAGACCTTGCCCTATGTCGTCAAGCTGGTCGCCGTGGCCGTCACGCTGACGGGCATGGGCCGCTGGATCGGCGTCGAACTGCTGCAGCTGACGGAGCTGTCGTTCACGCTGGTGCAGTCGGCCGGACGCTGA
- the sctR gene encoding type III secretion system export apparatus subunit SctR — translation MLSGNYDVVSFSVMLAMLALVPLMVVTTTSFLKISMVLLVLRNAIGVQQVPPTLAIYGISLALSLFVMAPTAQEIGRRATAAVPAAPANAPTPLLARAQDTFEPMRAFMLKHSNPDQRELFLASARKLWPPDVAKEARSSDALVLIPAFVVSELQAGYEIGFLIYIPFVVIDLLISNLLMALGMQQVSPQTITIPLKLLLFTLVGGWGKLLNALAMSYA, via the coding sequence ATGCTGAGCGGGAATTACGATGTCGTGTCGTTTTCCGTCATGCTGGCCATGCTGGCGCTGGTGCCACTCATGGTCGTGACGACGACGTCGTTCCTGAAGATCTCGATGGTGCTGCTGGTGCTGCGCAACGCCATCGGCGTGCAGCAGGTGCCGCCCACGCTGGCGATCTACGGTATTTCGCTGGCGCTGTCGCTGTTCGTGATGGCGCCCACCGCGCAGGAAATCGGCCGTCGGGCCACGGCCGCCGTGCCGGCCGCACCCGCCAATGCGCCGACGCCGCTGCTGGCGCGCGCGCAGGACACGTTCGAGCCGATGCGCGCCTTCATGCTCAAGCACAGCAACCCGGACCAGCGCGAACTGTTCCTGGCTTCGGCCCGCAAGCTGTGGCCACCGGACGTGGCGAAGGAAGCACGCTCCAGCGATGCGCTGGTGCTGATCCCGGCGTTTGTCGTGTCGGAGCTGCAGGCGGGCTACGAGATCGGTTTCCTGATCTATATCCCGTTTGTTGTCATCGACCTCCTGATCTCGAACCTCCTGATGGCGCTGGGGATGCAGCAAGTCAGCCCGCAGACGATCACGATCCCCCTGAAGCTGCTGCTGTTCACGCTCGTGGGCGGCTGGGGCAAGCTGCTGAACGCGCTGGCCATGTCCTACGCGTGA